DNA sequence from the Candidatus Goldiibacteriota bacterium genome:
ACACTATAAAAATAGATTCCAGCCTGCCTGCTGTATGCGGAAGGGTATGCCCTCAGGAAGAGCAGTGCGAACTTGCATGTGTGATGCAAAAGACAAAAAATCCCATTAACATAGGCGCGCTGGAACGTTTTGCGGCAGACTGGGAAACACAGAATACAAAACCCGCGCCCGCGGCAATTAATAAAATTAAGGATAAAGATGGTAATCAAGTTAAAATAGCCATTGCAGGCGCGGGGCCGGCCGGACTGACAGTTGCAGGGGACCTTGCAAAAATGGGTTATTCTCCCGTTGTATTTGAAGCCATGCATCTTGCCGGCGGCGTTTTAATTTACGGCATTCCGGAATTTCGCCTGCCTAAAACAATTGTTCAGGGGGAAGTTGATTATTTAAAAAGCCTGGGCGTTGAATTTAAGCTTAATGTGGCAGTGGGAAAATCTTATACGGTTGATGATTTATTTAAACTTGGATACAAAGCCCTGTTTATAGGGGTGGGCGCGGGAACGCCCATGTTTCTTGGGATACCCGGCGAACAGGCCAAAGGCGTATATTCGGCAAATGAATTTTTAACCAGAATCAACGCGATGAAAGCATACAGGTTTCCTGAATATGACACACCCGTTAAGCTTGGAAAAAAAGTGGCGGTAGTTGGCGCCGGTAACGTGGCAATGGACGCGGCAAGATGGTCGCGCAGGCTTCCGGGTGTTGAAGAAGTTTACATAGTTTACAGGCGGTCAGAAGATGAAATGCCTGCAAGGATAGAAGAAAAAGAACGCGCAAAAGAAGAAGGCATTATTTTTAAGCTTTTGACTAATCCGATAGCTGTGATGGAAAATGAGCAGGGCTGGGTGAAATCTTTAAAATGCATTAAGATGGAGCTTGGCGAACCGGATGAATCCGGCAGAAGAAAACCTGTGGCTGTTGCCGGTTCTGATTTTGAAATAGAGGTGGATACGGTAATATCCGCGCTTGGCACCAAAGCCAACAAGCTTATGACATCTGATATCGCGGGGCTTAAGCTTAATAAGTGGGGATACATTGAAGCTGACGCGGAAACAGGGGCTACTTCGCTTCCGGGAATATTTGCCGGCGGTGATATTTCCACGGGTTCATCAACCGTAATTGCGGCAATGGGAGCGGGGAAAAAAGCGGCGAAGGGAATAGACAATTACATCAAAGAAACAATTTTAAAATAATTATAACAGATAAAAACTGAAGGCGGAGAGTAAATGGCTGAAGATTCGGTAATTGCGGTTGCGGCGGCAAATTTTGCGCATACTTTTCCTTCACAGGTATTAAACTATATAACCAAATGCGTGAAGCCCGGTCAGAATATAACCAGGCTTCAGACGTATGGAATGGCTGACGGTAATGACAAACTTTTAAAAGCACTTGATAAAATTAAGCCGTCCGCTTTAATCGGCGTAAGCATTGATGTGCCCGCCGCGATAGTGGCGCAGTATAAAGCGAAAAATGTTCCTGTTATTCTTATTGACGCCGAATGTGAAGGCGCGTCCACGGTTACCACGGATAATATGGCGGGCGGGTACATTGCGGGCGCCTATCTTGCCAAACAGGGAAGAAAGGATATTGCAATAGTTTCCGGCCGTATGAATGTGGAAGGCGGTTTTAATGCTAAAAAACGTTTTGCGGGTTTTATGCAGGCGTTAAAAGAAAGCGGTGTTGAATTTAATCCTAAATATCTTGCTGAAGTGATAAGTTATTCATATAGTGAAGGCACTGAAGCGATGCAGAAATTTATTAAAGACGGAATTCAGCCGGACGCGGTTTTCTGTGCCGCGGGTGATATGTGCGCCATGGGCATATTGAAATCAATAAGAGAACTTAAAATGGCCATTCCTGAAACTATCGCGCTTGTGGGTTATGACGACATAGACGCGGCTAAGACATGCAAACCCGCTCTTACCACAATAAGGCAGCCAATTGAAGAAATGGCGGTAAACGCGTACATGATGGCAACTATTGACGTCGGGAAAATACTTATGGCTCCGGAAAAAAGGGTATTTAAGCCGGAGTTAGTGAAGCGGGAAAGCGCGTGAATTAGAGGCTTGGATGCTTAGATGCTTGGAGGCTTGGTTAGATATAAAAACAGATAAGCATAAAGCAGTTAAGCAGAAGCGGAAGAAAAGGCAGCAGTTTGGAGGGACGAAAATACAAAGACTTAGAAATGTGCAAGAGCAGAAGCTAAGAAGCTTGGAAACATGACACAGAAATACAGCAACAAACCAGCCTAAAAAATCACACACTAAATTCAAAAAAAGGTACATTTATAACCTTTTTATGCCTGTTTTATAAGCATTAAATGTGTTTCGCATAGCTGAACGCAAAAAATCATTGACAAATTTATTTCTTATATGTTAAACTCATTTCATAATATGATATATAGTCTTGAAATTTAAATTGTTTGTTTTCTTGTGAAAAATAATACAACGTTATAGTTTTTTTAAAATATATATAGCGATTAATGTAGAATAATATACTATTTTGCACAAGGAGGCATTGATGAGCCAGGGTAAAACGGGTTTAAAAGAAAAGAAAAAATTAAGTGATTTTATTGACCCAAAGAAATTAGACGCAATCATCGCAAGTTACGAGGGTAAACAGGGGAAGCTGCTTGGTATTCTGGAACAGGCACAGGAAGCGGTAAAGTACAAATACCTTCCCGAAGAGGTTTTAAATTACATCGCGTTAAAAACAGGAGTTCCATTATCAAGGCTTTACAGTGTAATAACATTTTATTCTTTCTTTAATATGCAGCCGCAGGGAGACCACACTATAATCGTCTGCAGGGGAACCGCATGCCATACAAAAGGCTCTAAAAGCCTTCTTGACGACCTTGCGTCGCGTTTT
Encoded proteins:
- a CDS encoding NAD(P)H-dependent oxidoreductase subunit E, producing the protein MSQGKTGLKEKKKLSDFIDPKKLDAIIASYEGKQGKLLGILEQAQEAVKYKYLPEEVLNYIALKTGVPLSRLYSVITFYSFFNMQPQGDHTIIVCRGTACHTKGSKSLLDDLASRFGCADKLEGGEPSFTTDDNKFTVRTVACFGQCALAPVVSIDGIIYSNVSNSQLSRLIEKTAKGAKK
- a CDS encoding substrate-binding domain-containing protein — translated: MAEDSVIAVAAANFAHTFPSQVLNYITKCVKPGQNITRLQTYGMADGNDKLLKALDKIKPSALIGVSIDVPAAIVAQYKAKNVPVILIDAECEGASTVTTDNMAGGYIAGAYLAKQGRKDIAIVSGRMNVEGGFNAKKRFAGFMQALKESGVEFNPKYLAEVISYSYSEGTEAMQKFIKDGIQPDAVFCAAGDMCAMGILKSIRELKMAIPETIALVGYDDIDAAKTCKPALTTIRQPIEEMAVNAYMMATIDVGKILMAPEKRVFKPELVKRESA
- the gltA gene encoding NADPH-dependent glutamate synthase, with amino-acid sequence MAENNVPKAKRPRIKVRQQESADRIKNFNEVPFGYNEEEAIEEANRCLQCKNPTCISGCPVNINIKEFIRQITIKDFKGAIDTIKIDSSLPAVCGRVCPQEEQCELACVMQKTKNPINIGALERFAADWETQNTKPAPAAINKIKDKDGNQVKIAIAGAGPAGLTVAGDLAKMGYSPVVFEAMHLAGGVLIYGIPEFRLPKTIVQGEVDYLKSLGVEFKLNVAVGKSYTVDDLFKLGYKALFIGVGAGTPMFLGIPGEQAKGVYSANEFLTRINAMKAYRFPEYDTPVKLGKKVAVVGAGNVAMDAARWSRRLPGVEEVYIVYRRSEDEMPARIEEKERAKEEGIIFKLLTNPIAVMENEQGWVKSLKCIKMELGEPDESGRRKPVAVAGSDFEIEVDTVISALGTKANKLMTSDIAGLKLNKWGYIEADAETGATSLPGIFAGGDISTGSSTVIAAMGAGKKAAKGIDNYIKETILK